A genomic segment from Alistipes senegalensis JC50 encodes:
- a CDS encoding YggS family pyridoxal phosphate-dependent enzyme: MSDIACQLSFVRSTIPAEVTLVAVSKTHPAEMIREAYDAGHRIFGESRPQELREKYEALPKDIEWHMIGHLQTNKIKYIAPFVTLIQSVDSARLAEAIQREAAKCGRTIGILLEIHVAAEETKTGWDVGELMEYIRTAPFAQMPNVCVRGVMGIATNTDDGETIRRDFNELRRCFDLLQPYFGARFDTLSMGMSHDYPLAVECGSTMVRVGSLIFGNRDYTK; the protein is encoded by the coding sequence ATGTCGGATATAGCTTGTCAACTGTCGTTCGTGCGCTCGACGATCCCTGCGGAGGTCACGCTGGTCGCCGTCTCGAAGACCCACCCTGCGGAGATGATCCGCGAGGCTTACGATGCCGGCCACCGCATCTTCGGCGAGAGCCGTCCGCAGGAGCTGCGCGAAAAATACGAAGCCCTGCCCAAGGACATCGAGTGGCACATGATCGGCCACCTGCAAACCAACAAGATCAAATACATCGCCCCGTTCGTGACGCTGATCCAGTCGGTTGACAGCGCCCGGCTGGCCGAGGCCATCCAGCGCGAGGCGGCCAAGTGCGGGCGCACGATCGGGATTCTTTTGGAGATACACGTCGCCGCGGAGGAGACCAAGACGGGCTGGGACGTGGGCGAACTGATGGAGTACATCCGTACGGCGCCCTTTGCGCAGATGCCGAACGTCTGCGTGCGCGGCGTGATGGGGATCGCCACCAACACCGACGACGGGGAGACGATCCGCCGCGATTTCAACGAACTCCGCCGCTGTTTCGACCTGCTGCAACCCTACTTCGGGGCGCGGTTCGACACGCTGTCGATGGGCATGTCGCACGACTATCCGCTGGCTGTCGAGTGCGGTTCGACGATGGTGCGCGTCGGTTCCCTGATCTTCGGAAACAGAGACTACACGAAATAA
- a CDS encoding DUF3109 family protein — protein MIEIDDKIVSADLLRECFACDIAQCKGICCVEGNAGAPLEAEEVEILEREYPNYKPCMTPEGIEAVERHGFMVVDEDGDLTTPLVNDAECAYTYTENGVTLCAIEKAWMEGRTPFRKPISCHLYPIRLMRFSNGTVGLNYHRWSVCAPARRCGAKLGIPVYKALREPIVRRFGEEFYKALEAAEELIRQQ, from the coding sequence ATGATCGAAATCGACGACAAGATCGTAAGCGCCGACCTGCTGCGCGAATGCTTCGCCTGCGACATCGCGCAGTGCAAGGGCATCTGCTGCGTCGAGGGCAATGCCGGGGCGCCGCTCGAAGCGGAAGAGGTGGAGATCCTCGAACGCGAATACCCCAATTACAAACCCTGCATGACGCCCGAAGGCATCGAGGCCGTCGAACGGCATGGTTTCATGGTCGTAGACGAAGACGGCGACCTGACCACGCCGCTGGTGAACGATGCCGAATGCGCCTATACCTATACGGAGAACGGCGTGACGCTCTGCGCCATCGAAAAGGCGTGGATGGAGGGCAGAACCCCGTTCCGCAAGCCGATCTCGTGCCATCTGTATCCGATCCGCCTGATGCGCTTCTCGAACGGCACCGTGGGGCTCAACTACCACCGCTGGTCGGTGTGCGCCCCGGCCCGCCGGTGCGGCGCGAAGCTGGGCATCCCGGTCTACAAGGCCCTTCGGGAGCCGATCGTCCGCCGCTTCGGCGAGGAATTTTACAAGGCGCTGGAAGCGGCCGAAGAACTGATCAGACAACAATAG
- the proC gene encoding pyrroline-5-carboxylate reductase: MKIGFIGFGNMAQALAHGLVRGKAVEAGNIGACARDRAKLQRNTEPHGFRAFDDAASVAEFADIVVVAVKPYQVEAVVTPVRELLAEKIVVSVAAGVTFDDYERMLLPGTAHLSTVPNTPVSVCEGIVVCERRHSLSDAQWTSVEKLFSTLGSVIPMDTALLGISSTVCGCGPAFVAMFIEALADGAVKHGVPRADAYRMVSQMVAGTGKLQLATGQHPGVMKDAVCSPGGTTIVGVAELEHKGLRGAVIAAVDAVQNKPV, translated from the coding sequence ATGAAAATCGGATTTATCGGATTCGGGAATATGGCGCAGGCCCTCGCGCACGGCTTGGTTCGCGGAAAGGCCGTCGAGGCCGGGAATATCGGCGCCTGCGCACGCGACCGTGCGAAATTGCAGCGCAATACGGAGCCGCACGGGTTCCGGGCCTTCGACGATGCCGCCTCTGTCGCGGAGTTCGCCGACATCGTGGTCGTCGCCGTGAAACCCTATCAGGTCGAGGCGGTCGTAACCCCCGTCCGGGAACTTCTGGCGGAGAAAATCGTCGTCTCGGTGGCCGCGGGCGTCACGTTCGACGATTACGAGCGGATGCTCCTCCCCGGAACGGCTCACCTATCGACCGTTCCCAACACTCCCGTCTCGGTCTGCGAAGGCATCGTCGTCTGCGAACGCCGCCATTCGCTTTCGGATGCGCAGTGGACGAGCGTGGAGAAACTCTTCTCGACGCTGGGGAGCGTGATTCCGATGGATACCGCCCTGCTCGGGATTTCGAGCACCGTTTGCGGCTGCGGTCCGGCGTTCGTCGCCATGTTCATTGAGGCGCTGGCCGACGGGGCCGTCAAACACGGCGTTCCGCGCGCCGACGCCTACCGGATGGTGAGCCAGATGGTCGCCGGAACGGGGAAACTGCAACTCGCTACGGGACAGCACCCCGGGGTGATGAAAGACGCCGTCTGCTCGCCCGGAGGCACGACGATCGTGGGCGTCGCCGAACTGGAGCACAAGGGGTTGCGCGGTGCGGTCATCGCCGCCGTCGATGCCGTGCAGAACAAGCCCGTCTAA
- a CDS encoding D-alanine--D-alanine ligase has protein sequence MTRLKIALLAGGDSPEREIALQSAAQIEAALDHSKYDITVVDLHGRDWHHTTPDGRQWQVDKNDFSITVDGERKSFDYALIIIHGTPGEDGKLQGYLDMMGIPYSSCPMTSSVITFDKITTKRTLAGRVNLAREIFLRRGEAFDASKIVAELGMPLFVKPNASGSSFGVTKVHTPEELPAAIDAAFAQGDEILIEECITGREMGCGILIAGGKEYIFPITEIVSKKDFFDYQAKYTEGYSDEITPADIAPEVKAELNRMTREAYKTCRCAGVVRVDFIVTPSGKPYFIELNSIPGMSAGSIVPKQAREMGMSLGELYDIIIADTCRK, from the coding sequence ATGACACGTTTGAAGATAGCCCTCCTGGCCGGCGGAGATTCGCCCGAGCGGGAGATCGCCCTCCAGAGCGCCGCGCAGATCGAAGCGGCCCTCGACCACTCGAAATACGACATCACGGTCGTCGATCTCCACGGCCGCGACTGGCACCACACGACGCCCGACGGCCGCCAATGGCAGGTGGACAAGAACGACTTTTCGATCACCGTAGACGGTGAACGAAAATCGTTCGACTATGCCCTCATCATCATCCACGGCACGCCCGGCGAGGACGGCAAACTGCAAGGATACCTCGACATGATGGGCATTCCCTATTCGTCGTGTCCGATGACCTCGTCGGTCATCACCTTCGACAAAATCACCACCAAACGCACGCTGGCGGGCCGTGTCAACCTCGCACGCGAAATTTTCCTGCGCCGGGGCGAGGCGTTCGACGCGTCGAAAATCGTCGCGGAACTGGGCATGCCGCTTTTCGTAAAACCCAACGCCAGCGGTTCGTCGTTCGGCGTGACGAAGGTCCACACCCCGGAGGAGCTGCCCGCAGCCATTGACGCGGCCTTCGCCCAGGGCGACGAAATCCTGATCGAGGAGTGCATCACGGGCCGCGAAATGGGCTGCGGAATCCTGATCGCCGGCGGGAAGGAGTACATTTTCCCCATCACGGAGATCGTTTCCAAAAAGGATTTCTTCGACTATCAGGCCAAATACACCGAGGGGTACTCCGACGAAATCACCCCGGCGGACATCGCCCCCGAGGTCAAAGCCGAATTGAACCGCATGACCCGCGAAGCCTATAAAACCTGCCGCTGTGCGGGAGTCGTAAGGGTTGATTTCATCGTAACCCCTTCCGGAAAGCCCTACTTCATCGAGCTGAATTCGATTCCCGGCATGAGCGCCGGAAGCATCGTCCCCAAGCAGGCCCGCGAAATGGGCATGTCGCTCGGGGAACTATATGACATCATCATCGCCGACACGTGCCGCAAATGA
- a CDS encoding glycosyltransferase family 32 protein has translation MIPKKIHFCWLGGGKYPERVRQCIESWRKILPGYEIVRWDERRFDVNSVPWVREAVERKKYAFAADYIRHYALYHEGGIYLDTDVEVLKPFDDLLDAEMFAAIETEESVLARNVAEGRISETGEVLTDGLFPDMGLGLQSGAFGVAAGHPFTRRCLDWYESRRFICEDGTLYDKIIAPDIMAYHARPAGLKYKDVAQELDEGIRIHPSPTIAAYAEKAAPESYAIHHCLGSWRPAAPRRKKRWYSRWWKSLMRGLGLHK, from the coding sequence ATGATACCCAAGAAAATCCATTTTTGCTGGCTGGGGGGGGGTAAATACCCTGAGCGGGTCCGGCAGTGCATAGAATCGTGGCGCAAGATACTGCCCGGTTACGAGATCGTCCGCTGGGACGAGAGGCGTTTCGACGTGAACTCCGTACCCTGGGTCCGGGAAGCGGTCGAGCGAAAGAAATACGCCTTTGCCGCCGACTACATCCGCCACTATGCGCTCTATCACGAGGGCGGCATCTACCTCGACACCGATGTCGAAGTGCTCAAACCGTTCGACGACCTGCTCGACGCCGAAATGTTCGCTGCCATAGAGACCGAAGAATCGGTGCTGGCCCGCAATGTCGCCGAAGGCCGCATTTCGGAAACGGGGGAGGTGCTGACGGACGGACTGTTTCCGGACATGGGATTGGGATTGCAATCGGGTGCGTTCGGCGTCGCGGCGGGCCATCCTTTCACCCGACGCTGCCTCGACTGGTACGAAAGCCGCCGTTTCATATGCGAAGACGGAACGCTTTACGACAAGATCATCGCGCCCGACATCATGGCATACCATGCCCGGCCGGCCGGACTGAAATACAAGGATGTTGCGCAGGAACTGGACGAGGGCATCCGCATCCATCCTTCGCCGACCATAGCCGCGTATGCCGAGAAAGCCGCTCCCGAAAGTTATGCCATACACCATTGCCTCGGCAGCTGGCGGCCGGCAGCGCCCCGCCGGAAAAAGAGATGGTATTCGCGCTGGTGGAAAAGTCTGATGCGCGGACTCGGACTGCACAAATAA
- a CDS encoding M23 family metallopeptidase: MKKYLLTLAALSLVLTSAARKPKNARTQTAAKNSEAAIADSLLVVTARQASLIDSLRSLVVAEHTAGELSGDRNEAEETEEPVVSPEQAAADSVAVLQLRLRPTKIESIFDTNGLTVIDTLATDNDAVQVILYSNNSWKYVRNREIAKDSTIFEKYWDTTTLFPYREVDMSGMPKSVVIDLVDSLTCYHCPYQGTVHPHGKYGPRRRRQHQGVDLPLKTGDPVYATFCGRVRISQYNKGGYGNLVIIRHDNGLETYYGHLSERMVEPGQWVEAGQIIGLGGSTGRSTGPHLHFETRYYGQSFDPERLIDFKNGTLSRETFLLKKSFFSIYSNAGQDFEDEIANEEQDKKEAAEKAAMKYYKIRSGDTLGAIARRHGTTVANLCRLNGIKSTTILRIGRSLRVR, encoded by the coding sequence ATGAAAAAATACCTGTTGACACTTGCGGCCCTCTCGCTGGTCCTCACCTCGGCGGCCCGCAAACCTAAAAATGCGCGCACGCAAACCGCCGCGAAAAACAGCGAAGCCGCCATTGCCGATTCGCTCCTGGTCGTGACGGCCCGGCAGGCGTCGCTGATCGACTCGCTCCGCAGCCTCGTCGTCGCCGAACACACCGCCGGGGAACTTTCGGGAGACAGGAACGAAGCCGAAGAGACCGAAGAACCCGTCGTCAGCCCCGAACAGGCCGCCGCAGACTCCGTCGCCGTATTGCAGCTGCGGCTGCGGCCCACGAAGATCGAATCCATCTTCGACACCAACGGGCTGACCGTGATCGACACCCTCGCAACGGACAACGACGCCGTGCAGGTGATTCTTTACAGCAACAATTCGTGGAAATACGTCCGCAACCGCGAGATCGCCAAGGACAGCACCATCTTCGAGAAATACTGGGACACGACGACGCTCTTCCCTTACCGGGAAGTCGATATGTCGGGCATGCCCAAATCGGTGGTCATCGACCTCGTGGATTCGCTGACCTGCTACCACTGTCCCTATCAGGGCACGGTGCATCCGCACGGAAAATACGGTCCGCGGCGCCGGCGCCAGCACCAGGGCGTGGACCTGCCGCTCAAAACAGGCGACCCGGTCTACGCCACCTTCTGCGGCCGCGTGCGCATTTCGCAGTACAACAAGGGCGGCTACGGCAACCTCGTCATCATCCGCCACGACAACGGGCTGGAGACCTACTACGGACACCTCTCGGAGCGCATGGTGGAACCCGGACAATGGGTCGAGGCGGGACAGATCATCGGTCTGGGCGGCTCGACGGGACGTTCGACGGGGCCCCATCTCCATTTCGAGACCCGCTACTACGGACAGTCGTTCGACCCCGAGCGTCTGATCGACTTCAAGAACGGCACGCTGAGCCGCGAGACGTTCCTGCTGAAAAAGTCGTTCTTCAGCATCTACTCCAACGCCGGGCAGGATTTCGAAGACGAAATCGCCAACGAGGAGCAGGACAAGAAGGAAGCCGCCGAAAAAGCGGCCATGAAATACTACAAGATCCGTTCGGGCGATACGCTGGGCGCCATCGCACGCCGTCACGGCACGACAGTGGCAAACCTCTGCCGACTGAACGGCATCAAATCGACCACCATCCTGCGCATCGGACGTTCGCTGCGGGTGCGGTAA